From Humisphaera borealis, the proteins below share one genomic window:
- a CDS encoding transcriptional regulator, which produces MAERNQQPESSKASADASRGRFAYDGLERVIHERARLSILSSLAANTEGLSFSDLKQLCHLTDGNLSRQLQLLQEQGFVDVVKSTRNNRPHTQVLLSESGRERFLEYIAVLEGVVADAMQATQRRKEPITLPAAARRALG; this is translated from the coding sequence ATGGCCGAGCGTAATCAACAACCCGAATCTTCCAAGGCGTCAGCCGATGCGTCGCGCGGGCGTTTCGCTTACGACGGACTGGAGCGCGTCATCCATGAGCGCGCCAGGCTCAGCATTCTCTCGTCCCTCGCGGCCAACACCGAGGGGCTGAGTTTCAGTGACCTCAAGCAGTTGTGCCACCTGACCGACGGCAACCTGAGCCGACAGCTTCAGCTGTTGCAGGAGCAGGGGTTCGTGGATGTGGTCAAATCGACGCGGAACAATCGCCCGCACACGCAGGTGCTGCTTAGCGAATCGGGCCGCGAGCGTTTTCTGGAATACATTGCCGTCCTGGAAGGCGTCGTCGCCGACGCCATGCAGGCGACCCAACGCCGGAAGGAACCCATTACTCTCCCGGCGGCGGCACGGCGTGCGCTGGGTTGA
- a CDS encoding sulfatase-like hydrolase/transferase — protein MKRIALLLAIFCTLGTQSSFGATPPNVVVFISDDHSQLDSEAYGSTEVRTPNMARLAADGMKFTHAFVASPACGPSRTALLTGLWSARNGAEPNHKAKNANVASLPPALHALGYEVAAIGKVAHNTYAKDHGFDYVDGPNQGLSDTAAVAKFLAGRNAAKPLCLFVGTRHPHTPWSAERTYDPAAVKIPPTHVDTAVTREERASYLTDVTKSDTLLGEVRALVGQKIPGDTLFIYTADHGGAWPFGKWNLYDAGIRIPLIVAWPGRIKPGTSSDAMLCWPDLLPTLIELGGGKVPEGLDGKSFAGILRGTATAHRDRVYSTHSGDGDFNVYPIRSVRTRDWKYIRNLHPEFQHHTHISRSTGPSGLVYWKTWLAAAERDPAAAAIVKRYSERPAEELYDLTADPYELRNLASDPAHADRLAAMRADLSAWMEQQGDKQAVFGNPLLKGAPVTMITPGKKKTEK, from the coding sequence ATGAAACGCATTGCCCTTTTACTGGCGATTTTCTGCACGCTTGGCACGCAGTCGTCGTTCGGGGCGACACCGCCGAACGTCGTTGTTTTTATCTCAGACGATCACAGCCAGTTGGACTCCGAGGCGTACGGTTCGACGGAAGTCCGCACGCCGAACATGGCTCGACTGGCCGCCGACGGGATGAAGTTCACCCACGCATTTGTGGCTTCGCCGGCGTGCGGTCCGAGCCGGACGGCGCTGCTGACCGGGCTCTGGTCAGCTCGGAACGGGGCCGAGCCGAACCACAAGGCCAAGAATGCCAATGTCGCCTCGCTTCCGCCTGCACTTCATGCGCTCGGCTATGAGGTGGCCGCGATCGGCAAGGTGGCCCACAACACCTACGCCAAGGATCACGGCTTTGATTACGTCGACGGTCCGAATCAGGGGCTTTCGGATACGGCCGCGGTGGCGAAGTTCCTGGCCGGTCGCAACGCCGCCAAACCCCTTTGCCTCTTCGTCGGCACGCGGCACCCCCACACGCCTTGGAGTGCCGAGCGCACCTACGACCCGGCGGCGGTAAAGATTCCGCCGACGCACGTTGATACCGCCGTCACACGGGAAGAGCGGGCCAGTTACCTCACCGACGTCACCAAGTCCGACACACTGCTCGGCGAGGTTCGAGCGCTGGTGGGACAGAAGATTCCCGGCGACACCCTGTTCATCTACACCGCCGACCACGGCGGCGCGTGGCCTTTCGGGAAGTGGAACCTTTACGACGCCGGCATTCGCATTCCGCTGATCGTGGCCTGGCCGGGCAGGATCAAGCCGGGCACGTCCAGCGATGCGATGTTGTGCTGGCCGGATCTGCTCCCGACGCTAATCGAACTGGGCGGTGGAAAGGTGCCGGAAGGGTTGGACGGGAAGTCGTTCGCGGGCATCCTGCGCGGAACGGCCACGGCCCATCGCGACCGCGTTTACAGCACGCACAGCGGCGACGGCGATTTCAACGTGTACCCGATTCGCAGTGTCCGCACGCGCGACTGGAAGTACATCCGCAACCTGCATCCGGAGTTCCAGCACCACACGCACATCTCCCGGTCCACAGGGCCGAGCGGGCTGGTGTACTGGAAGACCTGGCTCGCGGCCGCCGAGCGCGACCCCGCCGCCGCGGCGATTGTCAAACGCTACAGCGAGCGGCCGGCTGAAGAGCTGTACGACCTGACGGCCGACCCGTACGAACTGCGCAACCTCGCGTCCGATCCGGCGCACGCCGACCGGCTTGCGGCGATGCGGGCAGACCTCTCCGCCTGGATGGAGCAGCAGGGCGACAAGCAGGCAGTGTTCGGTAATCCGCTGCTCAAGGGCGCCCCGGTCACGATGATCACACCGGGTAAAAAGAAGACGGAAAAGTAA
- a CDS encoding YegP family protein — MAGKFELKKSPSGKFMFNLKAGNGQVILTSELYNEKASAENGIASVKKNSADDARFERKKSKNDEPYFVLTATNGQTIGKSEMYTTTAAMENGIASVKTNGPTAAIDDTTAA, encoded by the coding sequence ATGGCTGGCAAATTCGAGCTCAAGAAGTCCCCGTCGGGCAAGTTCATGTTCAATCTCAAGGCCGGCAACGGTCAGGTCATCCTGACCAGCGAGCTGTACAACGAGAAGGCCAGTGCCGAGAACGGCATCGCGTCGGTGAAGAAGAACTCGGCCGACGACGCCCGCTTCGAGCGCAAGAAAAGCAAGAACGACGAGCCCTACTTCGTCCTGACGGCGACCAACGGCCAGACGATCGGCAAGAGCGAGATGTACACGACCACCGCCGCAATGGAGAACGGCATCGCGTCGGTCAAGACCAACGGCCCGACGGCGGCGATCGACGACACCACGGCGGCGTGA
- a CDS encoding TolB-like translocation protein: MNKPTLPDQLSRRRFLHAAGGGVGGLMLGLTPTGLTRLHAADTVALAEADPVAAWKSRPRIAPVSMVPGRHTIHSYYVANPESPDGKRVLFFSSTHPAGYVGEVRIMDRATGKETVLAENVHTEDAHRVACQQWLSGGKRVAYHEVIDKKWRVVVVDVETLARTVVAEDRQVGFGQPAGDLLPMYGCHWNPGTHRDLELWDARTGQITTRATIAEVQAKYGEWFAKEFKGKPCSIFFPVLSPDGKRVFFKLAAGGGGDNFMAKVASQRQGIVCYDLARSACIWQRGQWGHPAWMPDSRHIFEVGNIVIDTDAEGFKYTKLKDVPSPRGSHPSVRPDSKLMVTDGISEPIGGKPGEWGIVVGNMAGGSWTMIHSFDQTKGAKSWRRNDPHPVFSADGKRIYYNVSDGEFSRLFVAEEG; encoded by the coding sequence ATGAACAAGCCGACTCTGCCGGACCAGTTGTCGCGTCGCCGGTTCCTGCATGCCGCGGGTGGCGGTGTGGGCGGTTTGATGCTGGGGCTGACGCCGACCGGTCTGACGCGGCTGCACGCCGCGGACACCGTTGCGCTTGCAGAGGCTGATCCGGTGGCGGCTTGGAAATCTAGGCCGCGGATCGCTCCTGTCTCGATGGTGCCCGGGCGGCACACCATCCATAGTTATTATGTCGCCAACCCCGAGAGCCCCGACGGCAAGCGGGTGCTGTTCTTCTCATCGACCCACCCTGCCGGGTATGTGGGCGAGGTGCGGATCATGGACCGCGCCACCGGCAAGGAAACCGTCCTGGCCGAGAACGTACACACCGAAGACGCCCATCGCGTCGCCTGCCAGCAATGGCTGTCGGGCGGCAAGCGGGTGGCGTATCACGAAGTAATCGACAAGAAGTGGCGGGTGGTAGTCGTTGATGTCGAAACGCTCGCCAGGACCGTTGTTGCCGAGGACCGGCAGGTCGGCTTCGGCCAGCCCGCCGGCGACCTGCTGCCGATGTACGGCTGTCACTGGAACCCCGGCACCCACCGCGACCTGGAACTGTGGGACGCCAGGACCGGACAGATCACCACGCGGGCGACCATCGCCGAAGTGCAAGCCAAGTACGGCGAATGGTTTGCGAAAGAGTTCAAGGGCAAGCCCTGCTCGATCTTCTTCCCCGTGCTCAGCCCGGACGGCAAGCGGGTGTTCTTCAAGCTGGCGGCCGGCGGCGGTGGCGACAACTTCATGGCCAAGGTCGCCAGCCAGCGGCAAGGCATTGTCTGTTATGACCTGGCCCGATCGGCGTGCATCTGGCAGCGCGGGCAGTGGGGTCACCCGGCGTGGATGCCCGATTCACGGCACATCTTCGAGGTCGGCAACATCGTCATCGATACCGACGCCGAGGGGTTCAAGTACACCAAGCTCAAGGACGTCCCCAGTCCGCGCGGATCGCACCCCTCGGTTCGCCCGGACAGCAAACTCATGGTGACCGACGGCATCAGCGAACCGATCGGGGGCAAGCCCGGCGAGTGGGGCATCGTCGTCGGCAACATGGCCGGCGGGTCCTGGACGATGATCCACAGCTTCGACCAGACCAAGGGGGCCAAGTCCTGGCGGCGGAACGACCCGCACCCGGTCTTCAGCGCCGACGGGAAACGCATCTACTATAATGTGAGCGATGGGGAGTTCTCCCGACTCTTTGTGGCGGAAGAGGGGTGA